A single window of Desulfobacterales bacterium DNA harbors:
- the nuoK gene encoding NADH-quinone oxidoreductase subunit NuoK gives MTIMSLSNSLDIYLILGALMFGMGMYGMVQRRTLIGMLIAAELVLCGASINFMAFNRFLAPDPTVGQIFTLFIMGIAAAEAAIALSIIIAVYRNYRSVETEDVVELKG, from the coding sequence ATGACAATCATGAGTTTAAGCAACAGCCTGGACATCTACCTGATCCTCGGCGCCCTGATGTTCGGCATGGGGATGTACGGCATGGTCCAGCGGCGGACCCTGATCGGGATGTTGATTGCCGCGGAACTCGTTTTATGCGGCGCCTCGATCAACTTCATGGCCTTTAACCGCTTTCTGGCGCCGGACCCGACGGTGGGCCAGATCTTTACCCTGTTCATCATGGGGATTGCCGCGGCCGAGGCCGCCATTGCGCTCAGCATCATCATCGCCGTTTACCGCAACTACCGGTCCGTTGAAACCGAGGACGTGGTGGAACTCAAAGGATAA
- a CDS encoding NADH-quinone oxidoreductase subunit J has protein sequence MVSVYTAEGLSELVFLAVIGVTVLGAVIATNSVRLIRAVTGLALCFIGVAGIYYYLNSPFVAMMEMLIYVGAVCVTIAFAIMLADPDPGERPGGSGLLAGGASFLVGVLFFWGLTALAAMTPWAAAPAKLNNGSMLEIGTSLLTTYSMVFELISVVLLVAIIGALVLGRPGRGLGGRES, from the coding sequence ATGGTGTCTGTGTACACGGCGGAAGGGCTATCGGAACTGGTGTTCCTGGCAGTGATCGGGGTTACCGTGCTCGGCGCGGTGATTGCCACCAATTCGGTGCGGCTGATCCGGGCGGTAACCGGGCTTGCCCTCTGTTTTATCGGGGTGGCCGGTATTTACTACTATCTGAACAGCCCCTTTGTCGCCATGATGGAGATGCTGATCTATGTCGGCGCGGTCTGCGTGACCATTGCCTTTGCGATCATGCTGGCCGATCCGGACCCCGGCGAGCGGCCCGGCGGTTCGGGCCTGCTGGCCGGCGGGGCCAGCTTCCTGGTCGGGGTCCTGTTCTTCTGGGGGCTGACCGCCCTGGCCGCCATGACCCCGTGGGCCGCGGCCCCGGCCAAGTTGAACAACGGCTCAATGCTGGAGATCGGTACATCTCTGCTCACCACCTACAGCATGGTCTTTGAACTCATCTCCGTGGTTCTGCTGGTGGCGATTATCGGCGCATTGGTTCTCGGTCGGCCCGGCCGCGGACTGGGCGGGAGGGAATCATGA
- a CDS encoding NADH-quinone oxidoreductase subunit I: protein MSNYWSDVLGGTKSLAVGLGITIKAFFQPVVTMQYPREYVKMTPRFRGHIDLVKNEETGGPKCIVCGMCQKACPSGCITLAGKKPEGSKKKVLTEYTLDFTKCSLCGLCVESCKPGAIDFSKEFNLAGPSREAYVFDLIKRLKERS from the coding sequence ATGAGCAACTACTGGAGCGATGTTTTAGGCGGGACCAAGAGTCTGGCCGTGGGCCTGGGCATCACCATCAAGGCATTTTTCCAGCCGGTGGTGACCATGCAGTATCCCCGCGAATACGTGAAGATGACCCCGCGGTTCCGGGGACATATCGACCTGGTCAAGAACGAGGAGACCGGCGGACCCAAATGCATTGTCTGCGGGATGTGCCAGAAGGCCTGCCCCTCGGGATGTATCACCCTGGCCGGCAAGAAACCGGAGGGGTCCAAAAAAAAGGTCCTGACCGAATACACCCTTGATTTTACCAAGTGCAGCCTCTGTGGTCTCTGTGTTGAAAGCTGCAAGCCGGGCGCGATCGACTTTTCCAAGGAGTTCAACCTGGCCGGGCCGAGCCGAGAGGCGTATGTGTTTGATCTCATCAAAAGACTAAAGGAAAGAAGCTGA
- a CDS encoding NADH-quinone oxidoreductase subunit H, translating into MTANPVVRLLISLLVVIGFIAFNAAFLVWVERKGAGHIQRRIGPKEVGPYGLLQTVVDGVKLMSKQLFVPDHVDPILFRVAPLLILIPAVMSFVTIPFSDVLVARKIDLGLLMVFAFASVNVLGLLIGGWGSGNKYAVISAARAVSQNVAYEIPMLVTTITIVMITGTLNMNEIVAQQAGGFWNWNILPLGKNFLLAAIMPISFLIFFICSLAETNRAPFDMAEAESELIAGAYTEYPGMGFGVFFMGEYANIIVGCALATILFLGGWQCPFGLFPGVHWFLIKLYLLIFTVVWIRWTYPRTTIYGLLNLSWKVLIPFSLSILLLTAAILKVL; encoded by the coding sequence ATGACTGCAAACCCTGTTGTACGGCTGCTCATATCCCTGTTGGTGGTTATCGGCTTCATCGCCTTTAACGCCGCCTTCCTGGTCTGGGTTGAACGGAAGGGCGCCGGCCACATCCAGCGGCGGATCGGCCCGAAGGAGGTCGGCCCCTACGGCCTCCTGCAGACCGTGGTTGACGGCGTCAAGCTGATGAGCAAGCAGCTTTTTGTGCCCGACCATGTCGATCCGATCCTCTTCCGGGTGGCGCCGCTGTTGATCCTGATTCCGGCGGTGATGAGTTTTGTCACCATCCCTTTCAGCGACGTACTGGTGGCCCGGAAGATCGATCTGGGCCTGTTGATGGTCTTTGCCTTTGCCTCGGTCAACGTGCTCGGCCTCTTGATCGGCGGCTGGGGTTCGGGCAACAAGTATGCGGTGATCTCCGCGGCCCGGGCCGTGTCCCAGAACGTGGCCTATGAGATCCCGATGCTGGTCACCACCATTACCATTGTGATGATCACCGGCACCCTGAACATGAACGAGATCGTGGCCCAGCAGGCCGGCGGCTTCTGGAACTGGAATATCCTGCCGCTGGGCAAGAACTTTCTCCTGGCCGCGATCATGCCGATCTCCTTTCTGATCTTCTTTATCTGCTCCCTGGCCGAGACCAACCGGGCCCCGTTCGACATGGCCGAGGCGGAGAGTGAACTGATCGCCGGGGCCTATACCGAGTATCCGGGCATGGGCTTCGGGGTCTTTTTCATGGGTGAGTATGCCAACATCATTGTCGGCTGCGCCCTGGCCACCATCCTGTTCCTGGGCGGCTGGCAATGCCCGTTCGGCCTCTTCCCCGGGGTGCACTGGTTCCTGATCAAGCTCTATCTCCTGATCTTTACCGTGGTCTGGATCCGCTGGACCTATCCCCGTACCACCATTTACGGCCTGCTGAACCTTTCCTGGAAGGTGCTGATCCCCTTCTCCCTGTCGATTCTCCTGCTGACGGCCGCCATATTAAAGGTGTTGTAA